One window of the Devosia sp. 2618 genome contains the following:
- a CDS encoding DUF2834 domain-containing protein — protein sequence MSVRNLYLAAAVLGTVVPWLFFGSFFSQNGPDIPLFLQSLFVNGAAGGFSADVLISIAVFWLWSWRDAAKHDVARWWLVLPASFFVGLSLALPLYFYLRERN from the coding sequence ATGAGCGTCAGGAATCTCTATTTAGCGGCTGCCGTGCTTGGAACGGTCGTTCCCTGGCTGTTTTTTGGCTCCTTCTTCTCCCAGAATGGGCCCGATATTCCGCTCTTTTTGCAATCCCTGTTCGTGAACGGGGCAGCCGGTGGCTTCTCGGCAGATGTGCTGATTTCGATTGCCGTATTTTGGCTATGGTCATGGCGCGATGCCGCAAAGCACGATGTGGCGCGCTGGTGGCTGGTTCTGCCGGCAAGTTTCTTTGTCGGGCTATCGCTAGCGCTACCGCTTTATTTCTATTTGCGTGAGCGCAACTGA